One part of the Pseudemcibacter aquimaris genome encodes these proteins:
- the nuoG gene encoding NADH-quinone oxidoreductase subunit NuoG: MPTLTIDGIEVEVDNGTTVLQAAEQAGVEIPRFCYHERLSIAGNCRMCLVEVTPGPPKPAASCALPAGDGMEVKTNTEKVRKFREGVMEFLLINHPLDCPICDQGGECDLQDQSVAYGVGDSRYLEKRRIVKEKYMGPLIRTIMTRCIHCTRCVRFADEIAGVPSLGAIGRGENMQITTYQEQAFASEMAGNVVDLCPVGALTSKPYTFKARPWELKNTETIDVHDALGSNVRIDSRGSAVMRALPRIHEDVNEEWISDKTRHAVDGLAKNRLDRPYVKVDGKLQEATWAEAFEAIAAKVNGLKSGEIAGLVGDLNDAESMYAMKSLIASLGGEVESRQDGSKLGAKHRAGYLFNSGVSGIDEADAILIVGSNTRLESPVLNARIRQRWLTRDCKIANVGPAVDLTYKIDQLGDSASVLGDILDGKNDFAKVLKDAKKPMIILGAGALNRDDSLAIIKAAHDIADKYGMISDDWNGFNVLHTAASRVAALDMGLVTEGGIEGVLNGAEKGDIKVVYNMGADELDTSRLANAFVIYQGSHGDEGVKNADVILPGVAYTEKPGTYLNTEGRVQVAQRAIFGPGEAREDWTIFRALSEALGKTLPYDNIIQLRKAMVADYPAFAAVDQKPTAQWADIGVKGDLSAYGFTLPITDFYGTNPIARSSETMAECRSALSGGEYVEGATGT, encoded by the coding sequence ATTCCACGCTTTTGTTATCATGAAAGACTTTCCATTGCGGGTAACTGCCGCATGTGCTTGGTCGAGGTAACACCTGGACCGCCAAAACCAGCGGCATCATGTGCGCTTCCAGCTGGTGACGGTATGGAAGTCAAAACCAACACGGAAAAGGTTAGAAAATTCCGTGAAGGTGTGATGGAATTCCTTTTGATCAATCACCCACTTGATTGTCCGATTTGTGACCAGGGCGGTGAATGTGATCTTCAGGATCAATCGGTTGCTTATGGTGTCGGTGACAGCCGTTACCTTGAGAAACGCCGTATTGTAAAAGAAAAATACATGGGCCCACTGATCCGCACGATCATGACACGCTGTATTCACTGTACACGTTGCGTGCGTTTTGCGGATGAAATAGCTGGTGTTCCTTCACTTGGTGCGATCGGTCGCGGTGAAAATATGCAAATTACCACATATCAGGAACAGGCATTTGCTTCTGAAATGGCGGGTAATGTTGTTGATCTTTGCCCGGTGGGTGCGCTGACAAGTAAGCCATACACATTTAAAGCACGCCCTTGGGAACTTAAGAACACAGAAACAATTGACGTTCATGATGCTCTTGGTTCAAACGTTCGTATCGATAGCCGCGGTAGTGCTGTTATGCGTGCGCTGCCACGTATTCATGAAGATGTGAACGAAGAATGGATTTCCGATAAAACTCGTCACGCTGTTGATGGTCTTGCGAAAAATCGTCTCGACCGTCCGTATGTGAAAGTGGATGGCAAATTACAAGAAGCCACATGGGCAGAAGCATTTGAGGCAATCGCCGCAAAAGTGAACGGCCTTAAATCGGGTGAAATTGCTGGGCTTGTTGGTGATCTTAACGACGCGGAAAGCATGTATGCGATGAAATCGCTGATCGCGTCACTGGGTGGTGAAGTGGAAAGCCGTCAGGATGGATCAAAACTTGGTGCAAAACACCGTGCAGGATATCTGTTTAATTCGGGCGTTTCTGGTATTGATGAGGCGGACGCAATCCTGATCGTTGGTTCAAACACACGCCTTGAAAGCCCGGTTCTTAACGCACGTATTCGTCAACGTTGGTTAACACGCGACTGTAAAATCGCAAATGTTGGACCTGCCGTTGATCTGACTTATAAAATTGATCAGCTTGGTGATAGCGCAAGCGTTCTTGGTGATATTCTTGATGGTAAGAATGACTTCGCCAAGGTGCTTAAAGACGCCAAAAAGCCAATGATTATCTTGGGTGCTGGTGCGCTAAACCGTGATGACAGTCTTGCCATTATTAAAGCTGCACACGATATTGCCGATAAATACGGCATGATCAGTGATGACTGGAACGGCTTTAACGTTCTTCATACGGCGGCGAGCCGTGTTGCAGCCCTTGATATGGGACTTGTAACGGAAGGCGGCATCGAAGGTGTTCTTAATGGCGCAGAAAAAGGCGATATCAAAGTTGTTTACAACATGGGCGCGGATGAACTTGATACAAGCCGTCTTGCAAATGCCTTTGTTATTTATCAAGGCAGCCACGGTGATGAAGGTGTTAAAAACGCGGATGTAATTCTTCCGGGTGTTGCTTACACTGAAAAACCAGGTACTTACCTAAATACGGAAGGTCGTGTGCAGGTTGCACAGCGTGCGATCTTTGGTCCGGGTGAAGCCCGCGAAGATTGGACAATCTTCCGTGCATTATCAGAAGCCCTTGGTAAAACATTACCTTACGACAATATCATTCAGCTTCGTAAAGCAATGGTTGCTGATTACCCTGCGTTTGCAGCGGTTGATCAAAAACCAACAGCGCAATGGGCGGATATTGGTGTTAAAGGTGACCTATCGGCTTATGGCTTTACATTACCGATTACAGATTTTTATGGAACAAATCCGATCGCAAGATCATCAGAAACCATGGCGGAATGTCGTTCTGCGTTAAGTGGTGGCGAATATGTTGAGGGAGCTACGGGAACATAA
- the nuoH gene encoding NADH-quinone oxidoreductase subunit NuoH: protein MYYFFAEYLGLLEYFDSSTVRFISTLAAVLAVTLPVLIAVAMIVWVDRKVWAAIHLRKGPNIVGPFGLLQSFADGLKVFLKETIIPAGSNKFLFLLAPALSLIFGLVGWAVIPFGEGMVISDLNVGILYLFAISSLEVYGIIIAGWASNSRYAFLGAMRSAAQMVSYEVSIGFVLVCVLMCVGSLNLTDIVLAQQGVGFGIFNGYVFTGLLPMFVIFFVSALAETNRTPFDLPEAEEELVAGFQIEYSSMSMALFYLGEYATIILMCGMMSILFFGGWLPPVDWAPLYAVPGILWLFGKMLFFFFCFAWVKMTVPRYRYDQLMRLGWKVFLPVSLVWVVLTSGYLVFFGKLAG, encoded by the coding sequence ATGTATTACTTTTTTGCAGAATACCTTGGCCTTTTAGAATATTTTGATAGTAGCACAGTTCGCTTTATCTCAACCCTTGCCGCTGTCCTTGCGGTAACATTGCCGGTACTAATCGCCGTTGCAATGATCGTCTGGGTTGACCGTAAAGTTTGGGCGGCTATTCATCTTCGTAAAGGTCCAAATATTGTTGGCCCGTTTGGCCTTCTTCAATCATTTGCCGATGGTCTTAAAGTATTCCTTAAAGAAACGATTATTCCGGCTGGATCAAACAAGTTTCTATTCCTTCTTGCACCAGCGTTAAGCCTTATTTTCGGTCTTGTTGGCTGGGCGGTTATTCCGTTTGGTGAAGGAATGGTTATTTCTGACCTTAATGTCGGAATTCTTTATCTTTTTGCGATTTCATCACTTGAAGTATACGGCATTATCATCGCCGGTTGGGCGTCAAACTCACGTTATGCTTTCCTTGGGGCGATGCGTAGTGCGGCGCAAATGGTTTCATACGAAGTATCCATTGGTTTCGTTCTTGTTTGCGTGTTGATGTGTGTTGGTTCGCTTAATCTGACTGACATCGTTCTTGCGCAGCAGGGCGTTGGTTTTGGTATCTTTAATGGCTACGTCTTTACTGGTTTGCTTCCAATGTTTGTGATTTTCTTTGTATCTGCGCTTGCGGAAACAAACAGAACACCATTTGACCTTCCGGAAGCGGAAGAAGAATTGGTTGCCGGTTTCCAGATTGAATATTCATCCATGTCAATGGCTCTATTCTATCTTGGTGAATATGCGACCATCATTCTGATGTGTGGCATGATGAGTATCCTATTCTTTGGTGGTTGGTTGCCACCTGTTGATTGGGCACCATTATACGCAGTACCAGGCATTCTATGGCTATTCGGTAAGATGTTGTTCTTCTTCTTCTGTTTCGCATGGGTGAAGATGACAGTGCCGCGTTACCGTTATGACCAGTTAATGCGTCTTGGATGGAAAGTGTTCCTACCTGTTTCACTTGTATGGGTAGTGCTGACATCCGGTTATCTTGTTTTCTTTGGTAAATTGGCGGGTTAG
- the nuoI gene encoding NADH-quinone oxidoreductase subunit NuoI, with product MAFLDHAARTIFLTEIMKGMAMTLKYFFKKKVTLNYPHEKGPLSPRFRGEHALRRYENGEERCIACKLCEAICPAQAITIEADIREDGTRRTTRYDIDMTKCIYCGFCQEACPVEAIVEGPNFEYSTETREELLYDKEKLLDNGDRWERQLALNIELDAPYR from the coding sequence ATGGCATTTTTAGATCACGCAGCTCGTACAATCTTCCTTACGGAAATTATGAAGGGCATGGCAATGACCCTGAAATATTTCTTCAAGAAGAAAGTAACGCTTAATTACCCTCATGAAAAAGGGCCACTTAGCCCGCGTTTCCGTGGTGAACACGCACTGCGCCGTTATGAAAACGGTGAAGAGCGCTGTATTGCCTGTAAATTATGTGAAGCGATTTGCCCGGCGCAAGCCATCACAATTGAGGCAGACATTCGTGAGGATGGAACCCGTCGTACAACCAGATACGACATTGACATGACAAAATGTATCTACTGTGGTTTCTGTCAGGAAGCCTGTCCGGTAGAAGCGATTGTTGAGGGACCAAATTTTGAATATTCAACCGAAACAAGAGAAGAACTTCTTTATGATAAAGAAAAGCTTCTTGATAACGGGGACCGTTGGGAACGTCAGCTTGCTCTTAATATCGAGCTAGACGCACCTTACAGGTAG
- a CDS encoding NADH-quinone oxidoreductase subunit J yields MVAAIMFYVFASVLIGSAVMVVFARNPVHSVLFLILAFFNAAGLFVLLGAEFVAMILVIVYVGAVAVMFLFVVMMLDINFTELRKGVQEYLPIGLLIGLVLLVEMAAIAGGWHMTDGIATTITAATPPVSEVHNTEAIGRILYTDNIFLFQLAGLILLVAMIGAIVLTHRQRTGVKKQNIGDQVRRRRDDATEAVNVKPGQGI; encoded by the coding sequence ATGGTAGCAGCAATAATGTTTTACGTTTTCGCCAGTGTGCTGATTGGCTCGGCTGTGATGGTGGTTTTCGCAAGAAACCCTGTTCACTCTGTGCTTTTCCTGATCCTGGCGTTCTTCAACGCAGCGGGCTTATTTGTCTTGCTTGGCGCTGAATTCGTTGCAATGATTTTGGTGATCGTCTACGTGGGGGCGGTCGCGGTTATGTTCCTGTTTGTGGTGATGATGCTGGACATCAATTTCACCGAACTTCGTAAAGGAGTTCAGGAATATCTACCGATTGGCCTTTTAATCGGTCTTGTTTTACTTGTTGAAATGGCGGCTATTGCCGGTGGGTGGCACATGACTGACGGAATTGCGACGACAATTACCGCAGCAACACCACCAGTGAGCGAAGTTCATAACACTGAAGCGATTGGCCGTATTCTATATACAGATAACATTTTCTTATTCCAGCTAGCGGGTCTTATCCTGCTTGTGGCGATGATTGGCGCAATTGTTTTAACGCACCGTCAACGTACTGGTGTTAAGAAACAAAATATCGGTGATCAGGTTCGTCGTCGTCGTGATGATGCGACCGAAGCCGTTAATGTAAAACCAGGTCAAGGGATATAA
- the nuoK gene encoding NADH-quinone oxidoreductase subunit NuoK: MEIGIEHYLTVAAMLFTLGVFGIFLNRKNVIIILLSVELILLAVNINLVAFSAYMGDLVGQVFTMLILTVAAAEASIGLAILVVYFRNRGTIAVEDIHLMKG; the protein is encoded by the coding sequence ATGGAAATTGGAATTGAACATTATCTTACCGTTGCAGCTATGCTCTTTACGCTGGGTGTATTTGGTATTTTCCTTAACCGTAAGAATGTGATTATTATCCTTCTTTCGGTGGAACTTATCCTTCTTGCGGTAAACATCAACCTTGTTGCCTTTTCTGCCTATATGGGCGATTTGGTCGGGCAGGTCTTTACCATGTTAATTTTAACTGTTGCAGCCGCAGAGGCCTCTATCGGTCTTGCGATCCTCGTGGTTTACTTCCGTAACCGCGGCACGATTGCGGTTGAAGACATTCATCTGATGAAGGGATAA
- the nuoL gene encoding NADH-quinone oxidoreductase subunit L — MYQTLVFLPLLTSIIAGLFGNQIGNRGAQIITCGGLIISAILSWIGFFNVAMAAGDHAVHVQVLSWIVSGDFNVNWAFQIDTLTSVMLVVVTSVSCLVHIYSVGYMSHDPHIPRFMSYLSLFTFAMLMLVTSDNFVQMFFGWEGVGLASYLLIGFWYKKPSACAAAIKAFVVNRVGDFGFALGIFAIFMTFGSADFSVVFADVGSYTESTINFLGMEFDLLTTICLLLFVGAMGKSAQLGLHTWLPDAMEGPTPVSALIHAATMVTAGVFMVARCSPLFEYAPDALAVVAVIGASTAFFAATVGMSQFDIKRVIAYSTCSQLGYMFFALGVSAYGAAIFHLFTHAFFKALLFLGSGSVIHASSDEQDMRNMGGLRKQIPVTFWMMTIGTLALTGFPFLAGYYSKDMIIESAFAAHSTVGTFAFGLGVTAALMTSFYSWRLVFMTFFGESRASQEVQDHVHESPQVMLIPLYILAVGAVASGFVFKEYFVGHNYEEFWAGSLFIIGDNIMEAAHHVPGWVIASPFIAMVIGFVSAWYFYIKEPSMPGKLVKTWRFAHAISFNKWYFDELYDIIFVKPAMKLGMIFWKRGDENIIDRYGPDGVSGAVVRLAERFKNLQTGYLYHYAFAMLIGLSAFVTWFVLGGQ; from the coding sequence ATGTATCAGACACTTGTCTTCTTACCACTGCTCACCTCTATCATTGCCGGATTATTCGGCAATCAGATTGGTAACCGTGGTGCACAGATCATTACGTGTGGCGGACTTATTATTTCTGCCATCCTGTCATGGATCGGATTTTTCAATGTGGCGATGGCCGCGGGTGATCATGCCGTACACGTTCAAGTATTAAGCTGGATTGTTTCCGGTGATTTCAATGTGAACTGGGCGTTCCAGATCGACACACTAACATCAGTGATGTTGGTTGTGGTGACATCTGTTTCTTGTCTTGTGCACATTTACAGTGTTGGCTACATGAGCCATGATCCACACATTCCACGCTTTATGTCTTATCTATCGCTCTTCACATTTGCGATGCTTATGCTTGTAACATCTGACAACTTTGTTCAAATGTTCTTCGGCTGGGAAGGGGTGGGCCTAGCGTCATACCTACTGATTGGTTTTTGGTATAAGAAACCATCTGCATGTGCAGCGGCGATTAAAGCGTTCGTTGTGAACCGTGTTGGTGACTTTGGTTTTGCTCTTGGTATTTTCGCGATCTTCATGACATTCGGCAGCGCTGATTTCTCAGTTGTATTCGCTGATGTTGGTTCATATACAGAAAGCACAATCAATTTCCTTGGTATGGAATTTGATCTTCTGACAACAATCTGTTTGCTTCTGTTCGTTGGTGCGATGGGTAAATCAGCTCAGCTTGGTTTACATACATGGCTTCCTGACGCGATGGAAGGTCCGACACCGGTATCCGCACTTATCCATGCGGCGACAATGGTGACAGCGGGCGTATTCATGGTGGCACGTTGTTCACCGCTATTTGAATATGCACCGGATGCACTTGCGGTTGTTGCGGTTATTGGTGCTTCAACAGCGTTTTTCGCAGCGACAGTTGGTATGTCACAGTTTGATATTAAACGTGTGATTGCTTATTCAACATGTTCACAGCTTGGTTATATGTTCTTCGCCCTTGGTGTTAGTGCATATGGCGCAGCGATTTTCCATCTATTCACTCACGCATTCTTTAAAGCGTTACTGTTCCTTGGTTCCGGTTCTGTGATCCACGCAAGCAGCGACGAACAAGATATGCGCAATATGGGTGGTTTAAGAAAACAAATTCCGGTTACCTTCTGGATGATGACAATCGGTACGCTTGCGCTTACTGGTTTCCCATTCCTTGCGGGTTACTATTCAAAAGATATGATCATTGAAAGCGCATTTGCGGCACATTCAACAGTTGGTACATTTGCCTTCGGTCTTGGTGTAACAGCGGCGCTGATGACAAGCTTCTATTCATGGCGTCTGGTGTTCATGACATTCTTCGGTGAAAGCCGTGCAAGTCAAGAAGTTCAGGACCATGTTCACGAAAGCCCACAGGTTATGCTTATTCCGCTTTATATTCTTGCGGTTGGTGCTGTGGCCTCTGGTTTCGTGTTTAAAGAATACTTTGTTGGTCATAACTACGAAGAGTTCTGGGCTGGTTCATTGTTCATTATCGGTGACAACATCATGGAAGCAGCACACCATGTGCCGGGCTGGGTGATTGCATCACCGTTTATCGCCATGGTTATTGGTTTTGTCAGCGCTTGGTATTTCTATATTAAAGAGCCAAGCATGCCAGGTAAGCTTGTAAAAACATGGCGCTTTGCCCATGCGATTAGCTTTAACAAATGGTATTTCGATGAACTATACGACATTATCTTTGTGAAGCCTGCGATGAAGCTTGGTATGATTTTCTGGAAACGCGGTGATGAAAACATCATCGACCGTTATGGCCCGGATGGGGTTTCAGGTGCGGTTGTGCGCCTTGCGGAACGTTTCAAAAATCTTCAAACCGGTTATTTATATCATTATGCGTTTGCCATGTTGATTGGTCTTTCGGCCTTCGTGACATGGTTCGTGTTGGGAGGACAGTAA
- a CDS encoding NADH-quinone oxidoreductase subunit M: MEHFPILSAITFLPLLGVLIILSIKGDEEVVARNARNAALLTTVATFLFSMVLWFSFDKTTADFQFVEEAHWLGGGIQYKMGIDGISVLFVLLTTFIMPICILCGWDSIKHRVKEYMISFLLLETFMIGVFCSLDLVMFYVFFEAGLIPMFLIIGVWGGNNRVYAAYKLFLYTLLGSVLMLVAMIYMYGQAGTTDIPTLMQHGFNPSAQIWLFLAFFASFAVKMPMWPVHTWLPDAHVQAPTAGSVILAGILLKMGGYGFLRFSLPMFPVASEELAWLIYLLSCIAIVYTSLVALRQTDMKKLIAYSSVAHMGFVTVGIFAFNVQGIEGSIIVMLAHGFVASALFLCVGVVYDRLHTRDIDRYGGLVNIMPRYALVFMFFTMASVGLPGTANFVGEVLVLVGIFKVSTWTTFWALTGVILGAAYMLYLYRRVVFGPLTKDDLKDLLDMDKREILVFAPLVILTLWMGIYPSTFMDFIHVSVDNLVSQHEASMAAYHSTVETVKEVAQAATSGH; this comes from the coding sequence ATGGAACATTTCCCAATTCTTTCTGCCATCACATTCCTGCCGCTTCTTGGTGTTCTTATTATTTTAAGCATCAAGGGTGATGAGGAAGTTGTAGCGCGTAACGCAAGAAATGCAGCATTACTGACAACAGTGGCTACATTCCTGTTCTCAATGGTTCTGTGGTTTAGTTTCGATAAAACAACGGCTGATTTCCAGTTTGTTGAAGAGGCACACTGGCTTGGTGGTGGTATTCAGTATAAAATGGGTATCGACGGTATTTCCGTACTGTTCGTTCTACTAACGACATTCATTATGCCGATTTGTATTCTTTGTGGATGGGATTCTATCAAGCATCGCGTTAAAGAATATATGATTTCATTCTTGCTACTTGAAACATTTATGATCGGTGTATTCTGTTCACTTGATCTTGTGATGTTCTATGTATTCTTTGAAGCTGGTCTTATCCCAATGTTCTTAATCATTGGTGTATGGGGCGGTAATAACCGTGTTTATGCGGCTTATAAACTGTTCCTTTATACATTACTTGGTTCAGTACTTATGCTTGTAGCCATGATTTATATGTATGGTCAGGCAGGTACAACAGACATCCCAACATTGATGCAGCATGGATTTAACCCAAGTGCGCAGATATGGTTGTTCCTTGCATTCTTCGCATCTTTTGCGGTGAAAATGCCGATGTGGCCGGTACATACCTGGCTTCCGGATGCTCACGTGCAGGCGCCAACGGCTGGTTCCGTTATTCTGGCGGGTATTTTGCTTAAAATGGGCGGTTACGGTTTCCTTCGTTTCTCACTTCCAATGTTCCCGGTTGCATCCGAGGAACTAGCATGGTTGATTTACCTGCTTAGCTGTATTGCGATTGTGTACACATCACTTGTGGCCCTGCGCCAAACAGATATGAAAAAGTTGATTGCTTATTCATCGGTTGCGCATATGGGTTTTGTGACCGTTGGTATTTTCGCATTCAATGTACAAGGGATCGAAGGTTCGATCATTGTTATGCTTGCTCACGGTTTCGTGGCTTCTGCATTATTCCTTTGTGTGGGTGTGGTTTATGACCGTCTTCATACACGTGACATTGATCGTTACGGTGGTCTTGTGAACATTATGCCACGTTACGCACTTGTGTTTATGTTCTTCACGATGGCATCAGTTGGCCTTCCGGGAACAGCGAACTTCGTGGGTGAGGTACTTGTACTTGTTGGTATCTTTAAGGTTAGTACTTGGACAACATTCTGGGCACTTACCGGTGTGATCCTTGGTGCGGCATATATGCTTTACTTATACCGCCGTGTGGTATTTGGTCCTCTGACCAAAGATGATCTAAAAGATCTTCTGGATATGGATAAACGTGAAATCCTTGTGTTTGCACCGCTGGTGATCTTAACGCTTTGGATGGGTATTTACCCAAGCACATTCATGGATTTCATTCATGTGTCTGTTGATAATCTTGTTTCACAACATGAAGCATCAATGGCTGCTTATCACTCAACAGTTGAAACCGTAAAAGAAGTCGCCCAAGCAGCGACATCTGGACATTAG
- the nuoN gene encoding NADH-quinone oxidoreductase subunit NuoN → MTELFPNLAIAYGEIFLAVGAMALLMVGVFKKDSVNAVSWLAVIMMVVTLFLTVQSSGTQSFTFNNMFVADGFTTFMKILVLVASALAVIMSREFFKLEGDDRFEFPVLVTLSAVGMMVMVSANDLMTLYMGIELQSLALYVLAAFKRDSERSTEAGLKYFVLGALSSGILLYGCSLVYGFIGSTNFTSIAAAISNLDHAPIGAIVGLVFVLAGLAFKVSAVPFHMWTPDVYEGSQTPVTAFFAVAPKVAALALLARTLYVPFGDMSGSWQQVIIFMSVASMILGSFAAIMQTNIKRLMAYSSIGHIGFALLGLVAGNSEGLRGVMIYMAIYLVMNVGTFVCIMSMRRKEDGMVEEISDLSGLGRNHPALALAISIFMFSLAGIPPLAGFFAKWYVVIPVVNAGYFTLATIAVLASVVGAYYYIRIVKVMYFDDPVEGFVEQKSYPMKIIATVAALLVIAFIIPQISSPILDSAAMAAENLSQ, encoded by the coding sequence ATGACTGAACTATTTCCTAATCTTGCAATTGCATACGGTGAAATCTTCCTAGCAGTAGGGGCGATGGCGCTACTGATGGTTGGTGTGTTTAAGAAAGACAGTGTGAATGCTGTTAGTTGGCTTGCTGTTATTATGATGGTCGTGACATTGTTCCTGACTGTACAGTCCAGTGGCACGCAAAGCTTCACATTCAATAATATGTTTGTAGCTGATGGCTTCACGACATTTATGAAAATACTTGTACTTGTGGCATCCGCACTTGCGGTGATCATGTCACGTGAGTTCTTTAAATTAGAAGGTGATGACCGCTTTGAATTTCCGGTACTGGTAACATTGTCTGCTGTCGGTATGATGGTGATGGTTAGTGCCAATGACCTGATGACACTTTACATGGGTATTGAACTTCAAAGTTTGGCTTTATATGTTCTTGCGGCGTTTAAACGTGACAGTGAACGTTCAACGGAAGCGGGTCTTAAGTATTTCGTACTTGGTGCATTGTCATCTGGTATTCTGCTTTATGGTTGTTCACTTGTTTACGGCTTTATCGGCAGCACGAACTTCACATCAATTGCAGCGGCGATTTCAAACCTTGATCATGCGCCGATTGGTGCGATTGTTGGTCTTGTATTCGTTCTTGCGGGTCTTGCGTTTAAAGTATCGGCGGTACCGTTCCATATGTGGACACCGGACGTATACGAAGGTTCACAAACACCTGTTACAGCATTTTTCGCTGTGGCACCAAAGGTGGCGGCGCTTGCGCTTCTTGCCCGCACACTTTATGTGCCATTCGGTGATATGAGCGGTTCATGGCAGCAGGTTATAATCTTTATGTCAGTTGCGTCGATGATCCTTGGTTCATTCGCAGCGATCATGCAAACAAACATCAAACGTCTGATGGCTTATAGTTCCATCGGTCATATTGGTTTTGCGCTTCTTGGTCTTGTGGCGGGTAATTCAGAAGGCCTTCGTGGTGTGATGATTTACATGGCAATTTACCTTGTGATGAATGTGGGTACATTTGTTTGCATCATGTCAATGCGCCGAAAAGAAGACGGCATGGTTGAAGAGATCAGTGATCTTTCCGGTCTTGGCCGTAACCATCCTGCGCTTGCTCTTGCGATTAGTATCTTTATGTTCTCGCTTGCTGGTATTCCGCCGCTCGCTGGTTTCTTTGCGAAATGGTATGTGGTTATTCCTGTTGTGAATGCAGGGTACTTTACTCTTGCAACCATCGCGGTTCTAGCAAGCGTGGTTGGTGCTTATTATTACATTCGCATTGTTAAGGTTATGTATTTTGATGATCCTGTAGAAGGTTTCGTGGAACAGAAATCATACCCAATGAAGATTATTGCAACTGTTGCGGCACTTCTTGTGATTGCCTTTATCATTCCGCAAATTTCAAGTCCTATTCTTGATAGCGCGGCTATGGCAGCAGAAAATTTATCGCAATAA
- a CDS encoding biotin--[acetyl-CoA-carboxylase] ligase, with protein MSDYSNLEMPDGFDHQAFLSIDSTNKEAIRQIDKGVGSGHWITSDEQVGGRGRGGREWVSKAGNLYSTLIYDTNKSLCHSAQLSFVTSLAVRDTVAAFVNSGDVKCKWPNDVLVDGAKISGILLETYSKHGGPNLMIIGIGINVAHHPDNTLYPTTHINDKTDKPFGHFEVFHILAGKMAEWLHIWQEHGFPVIRDEWLKHAKGQGEMIKVRLPDQELNGRFVDLDSQGALKLDMGNEIKLIHSGDVFFPNDT; from the coding sequence ATGAGCGACTATTCAAATTTAGAAATGCCTGATGGTTTCGATCATCAGGCATTTTTGTCTATAGACAGCACCAATAAAGAAGCCATCCGACAAATTGATAAGGGCGTGGGTAGTGGTCATTGGATTACATCCGATGAACAGGTTGGTGGCCGTGGCCGTGGTGGCCGAGAATGGGTTTCAAAAGCGGGCAATTTATACAGTACGCTTATTTATGATACGAATAAAAGCCTATGCCATTCGGCGCAGTTATCATTTGTAACATCACTTGCTGTGCGAGATACGGTTGCGGCATTTGTGAATTCAGGTGACGTTAAATGCAAATGGCCCAATGATGTACTTGTGGATGGTGCCAAAATTTCAGGCATCTTGCTTGAAACCTATAGCAAGCATGGTGGTCCAAATTTAATGATTATCGGCATCGGTATCAATGTTGCCCACCATCCGGATAATACGCTTTATCCCACAACCCACATCAATGATAAAACGGATAAGCCATTTGGACATTTTGAAGTATTTCATATTCTTGCTGGAAAAATGGCAGAATGGCTTCATATCTGGCAGGAACATGGTTTTCCTGTCATTCGTGATGAATGGTTAAAACATGCAAAAGGCCAGGGCGAAATGATAAAAGTTCGTCTGCCTGATCAGGAATTAAATGGACGATTTGTTGACCTGGACAGTCAGGGCGCGTTAAAGTTGGACATGGGTAATGAAATAAAGTTAATCCATTCGGGTGATGTGTTTTTCCCGAATGATACATAA